The nucleotide window GGAATCCATCAATATCGCGCTGGATAAAACCCGCAATGTGGTGGCCGTCATTGAAAATACCGCTGGTCAGGGCAGCAACCTCGGCTTCCGCTTTGAGCACCTGGCGACCATCATTGCGCACGTGGAAGATAAATCACGCGTTGGCGTGTGTATTGATACCTGCCATGCTTTTGCCGGTGGATATGATTTACGCACTGAGGAAGCCTGCGCGGCGACGTTTGCTGAATTTGAGCGCATCGTCGGTTTCCGTTACCTGCGTGGTATGCATCTGAACGATGCCAAAAGCACGCTCGGCAGCCGGGTTGACCGGCACCACAGTCTTGGCGAAGGCAATATCGGTAAAACCGCGTTCAGCTGGCTGATGAAGGATGCGCGTTTTGATGGCATCCCGATGATTCTGGAGACCATCAATCCGGATATCTGGCGCGATGAAATTGCGTGGCTCAAGTCGG belongs to Candidatus Pantoea soli and includes:
- the nfo gene encoding deoxyribonuclease IV, whose protein sequence is MKYIGAHVSASGGVDQAVIRAHELEATAFALFTKNQRQWKAAPLSGQVIDAFKTACEQYRFTPAQILPHDSYLINLGHPVMDALEKSREAFIDEMQRADQLGLTLLNFHPGSHLQQIDEEACLKRIAESINIALDKTRNVVAVIENTAGQGSNLGFRFEHLATIIAHVEDKSRVGVCIDTCHAFAGGYDLRTEEACAATFAEFERIVGFRYLRGMHLNDAKSTLGSRVDRHHSLGEGNIGKTAFSWLMKDARFDGIPMILETINPDIWRDEIAWLKSEQQA